AGGCCATCCACGAAACGCTTGAAGCCAGTGCGGTCTGGCAAGGCTGCCGGTGGGCCCCGGCTCCAGCGCCCTGGTTTACCACCGATGCCCCTCTTCCGCCCAGTCTGGACCTGCCTGGCCAGGAGGTGACCCATGTCTGAGCCCCGCTTGGCCGGAACGGAACACCTCGTCACCTCACCCCTGGCTTTGAGCTGCACCTGGCAGGAGGGGAGGCTGACCCGGATACGGCTGCATATTCCAGCACAGGGACAGCGAAGCAGCCTTCTCTCCGAGTGGGGAGAAGTGTTGCTCCACAGCCTTGAGACCTATGCGGACGGGAAGCCCACGGCCTGGCCTGCGCTGCCGCTGGCATGGACGACCGTGCCCCCTTTTGCCCGCACCGTACTCGAGGCGTTGGCCCAAACCGTGGGCTGGGGGGA
The sequence above is drawn from the Desulfohalobium retbaense DSM 5692 genome and encodes:
- a CDS encoding methylated-DNA--[protein]-cysteine S-methyltransferase; the encoded protein is MSEPRLAGTEHLVTSPLALSCTWQEGRLTRIRLHIPAQGQRSSLLSEWGEVLLHSLETYADGKPTAWPALPLAWTTVPPFARTVLEALAQTVGWGEWTTYGGLAQACGRPKAARAVGRIMSCNPWPLVVPCHRVLGAGKQLGGFSSGLDQKRLLLGLENIL